From Desmodus rotundus isolate HL8 chromosome 12, HLdesRot8A.1, whole genome shotgun sequence, one genomic window encodes:
- the LOC112313999 gene encoding cornifin-like → MSSHQQKQPCTTPPQLQQQQVKQPCQPPPQEPCVPQTKEPCHTKVPEPCHTEVPEPCHPKVPEPCPTKVPEPCQPKVPEPCQPKVPEPCHPKVPEPCPEPTVIPAPVQQTKQK, encoded by the coding sequence ATGAGTTCCCACCAGCAGAAGCAGCCTTGCACCACACCCCCCCAGCTCCAGCAGCAGCAAGTGAAACAGCCCTGCCAACCTCCACCCCAGGAACCATGTGTTCCCCAAACCAAGGAGCCATGCCACACAAAGGTGCCAGAGCCATGCCACACCGAGGTGCCAGAACCCTGCCACCCAAAGGTTCCTGAGCCATGCCCCACCAAGGTGCCAGAGCCATGCCAACCCAAGGTGCCAGAGCCATGCCAACCCAAGGTGCCAGAGCCCTGCCACCCTAAAGTTCCGGAGCCATGCCCAGAGCCAACGGTCATTCCAGCGCCAGTTCAACAGACCAAACAGAAGTAA
- the LOC112314001 gene encoding small proline-rich protein 2D-like, with protein MSYQQQQCKQPCQPPPVCPPKCPETCPPPKCPEPCPLPKCPEPCPAPKCPEPCPPQVCQQKCPPVQPAPPCQQKCPPKSK; from the coding sequence ATGTCTTACCAACAGCAGCAGTGCAAGCAGCCCTGCCAGCCACCTCCCGTGTGCCCACCTAAGTGCCCAGAGACATGCCCACCCCCAAAGTGCCCTGAGCCTTGTCCACTCCCAAAGTGCCCTGAGCCATGTCCAGCACCAAAGTGCCCTGAGCCGTGCCCACCTCAGGTGTGCCAGCAGAAATGCCCTCCTGTGCAACCTGCTCCACCATGCCAGCAGAAGTGCCCACCCAAGAGCAAGTAA